A stretch of Acidobacteriota bacterium DNA encodes these proteins:
- a CDS encoding glycoside hydrolase family 15 protein, whose amino-acid sequence MTSLDLALIGNGTTSALIDADGDVVWSCAPGFDGDPVFCALLQNQPADAGAAGHFTIELSDWVRSEQEYVVNTPVLVTRLFDRDGASVEITDVMPRFLQHGRVFSPMMLVRQIRRTSGSPRIRIRLRPAEQYGSRAATATSGSNHIRYQCGGLTLRLTTNASITAVLDERVFYLNDAVTLMLGPDETVPANVGELARHFSEETVAYWREWVRYLSIPFEWQDAVIRSAITLKLNACEDTGAIVAAMTTSIPEAAGSPRNWDYRYCWLRDGYFVVDALNRLGATRTMERYLGYILNVVAAAEGRALQPVYGINGRASLDELEIDSLPGYRGMGPVRVGNLAYRQTQHDVYGSAILTATHVFFDRRLVHGGDATLFRRLELLGERAAAVFDQPDAGLWELRDRSEVHTFSSLMCWAGCDRLARIATRLGLDDRAVFWRGEAARIHQFICDHAWNASIGSFVSTMGGQSLDASMLRLNDVGFLRADDPRFISTVNVIGRDLMRGGFIFRYIEPDDFGAPENAFLACTFWYIDALATIGRRDEARALFENVLRCRNPHGLLAEHVDPRTGEQWGNFVQTYSMAGIIRCAIRLSVPWDEAF is encoded by the coding sequence ATGACATCCCTCGACCTTGCCCTGATCGGCAATGGCACGACGAGCGCCCTGATTGATGCCGACGGCGATGTCGTCTGGTCGTGCGCGCCGGGGTTCGATGGCGACCCTGTGTTCTGCGCTCTGCTGCAGAACCAGCCCGCCGACGCCGGCGCCGCGGGGCACTTCACCATCGAGTTGTCCGACTGGGTACGGTCGGAACAGGAGTACGTGGTCAACACGCCCGTGCTCGTGACGCGCCTGTTCGACCGCGACGGCGCCTCGGTGGAGATCACGGACGTCATGCCGCGCTTTCTTCAGCATGGGCGCGTATTCAGTCCGATGATGCTGGTGCGACAGATTCGACGTACGTCGGGCAGCCCTCGCATTCGCATCAGGCTTCGGCCCGCCGAGCAGTACGGATCAAGGGCGGCCACGGCCACGTCAGGCAGCAACCACATTCGATATCAGTGTGGGGGGCTGACGCTGAGACTCACCACCAACGCCTCGATCACCGCCGTCCTCGACGAGCGTGTCTTCTATCTGAACGACGCGGTCACCCTGATGCTCGGGCCCGATGAGACCGTGCCCGCGAATGTCGGGGAACTCGCCCGCCACTTCTCTGAGGAGACCGTGGCGTATTGGCGCGAATGGGTGCGCTACCTGAGCATCCCTTTCGAGTGGCAGGACGCGGTCATCCGATCGGCGATCACGCTCAAATTGAACGCGTGCGAGGACACGGGAGCGATTGTGGCGGCCATGACCACGTCCATTCCCGAAGCCGCGGGCAGCCCTCGCAACTGGGACTATCGCTATTGCTGGCTGCGGGATGGGTACTTCGTCGTGGACGCACTCAACCGCCTTGGCGCCACTCGCACGATGGAGCGGTATCTGGGCTACATCCTCAATGTCGTGGCGGCCGCCGAGGGCCGGGCGCTGCAGCCTGTCTACGGCATCAACGGGCGCGCTTCGCTGGACGAACTCGAGATCGATTCGTTGCCGGGGTATCGCGGGATGGGCCCGGTCCGCGTGGGAAACCTGGCATATCGGCAAACGCAGCATGACGTGTACGGTTCGGCGATTCTGACGGCCACCCACGTGTTCTTCGATCGCCGGCTGGTGCATGGCGGCGATGCGACGCTGTTCAGGCGGCTGGAACTGCTCGGCGAACGCGCCGCGGCCGTGTTTGACCAACCCGACGCCGGACTCTGGGAACTGCGCGACCGGTCTGAGGTCCATACCTTCTCGAGCCTGATGTGCTGGGCCGGCTGCGACCGGCTGGCGCGCATCGCCACGCGACTGGGCCTGGACGACCGCGCCGTCTTCTGGCGCGGCGAGGCCGCGCGTATCCACCAGTTCATCTGCGACCACGCGTGGAACGCCTCGATCGGGAGTTTTGTGTCAACGATGGGTGGTCAGTCCCTCGACGCCAGCATGCTCCGCCTGAACGACGTCGGATTCCTGCGGGCCGACGACCCCAGGTTCATCAGCACCGTCAACGTGATCGGCCGCGACCTGATGCGCGGGGGATTCATCTTTCGCTATATCGAACCCGACGATTTTGGCGCGCCTGAAAACGCGTTTCTGGCGTGCACGTTCTGGTACATCGATGCGCTCGCCACGATAGGCCGGCGTGACGAGGCGCGGGCTCTGTTCGAGAATGTCCTGCGATGCCGGAACCCGCACGGGCTGCTCGCCGAACACGTCGATCCGCGGACGGGCGAGCAATGGGGCAATTTTGTGCAGACCTACAGCATGGCCGGCATCATCCGGTGTGCGATTCGGTTGTCGGTACCGTGGGACGAGGCGTTCTGA
- the ppk1 gene encoding polyphosphate kinase 1, with protein MSRVPEATAPAPSASTPAADRPLTDPSFYLNRELSWLEFNRRVLAQAADPSHPLLERVKFLAIVAANLNEFFMIRVASLLRKQRTGTEDVSPDGMSTEEQLVQVRRQATEMLALQAKCWTRDLRPQLADAHIHFLDPADYTPAVSQHLETYFAREIWPVLTPLAFDPGHPFPYISNLSLNLAVVVKHAGRTKFARVKIPDVLPRFVLLPDRLAPRGHQTFVFLEDIIRANLARLFPGTTVKGAYLFRVVRDADLVIQEDEADDLLESIDKSLRERRHGALSMLKVEAGVPRRVLDTLIENFEIEEENVFRTKERLGFGDWMELTQLHRAELKYPPFLPAPVWDDDDGEAIFTELRQRDRLVHHPFQSFGAVEAFLSAAVADPQVLGIKMTLYRIGPNSPLVDLLVRAADGGKQVAVLVELKARFDERNNILWAQRLEAAGVHVVYGLLNLKTHCKLCLVVRKEADGIRRYAHLGTGNYNVVTSRIYTDLGLFTSRDEIVEDASDLFNYLTGYSNQVQYRALLVAPLSLRSGLAQLIGREIAAAEAGQPSGIIIKINAITDPEMVRHLYRASQAGVHVDLLVRGVCVLRPGVPGVSDHIRVRSIIGRFLEHSRIFWFANAGDPKVYIGSADVMERNLDRRVEVLCPVTDPKQADHLRSVVLTAYLGDNHRGRVLTANGSYERDPEALGGDTQSAQDLLLAALGPLVWIDRSHPRGRVEPGPHVRLSLRFIIPLLVVLAAFAYAVLPLVDNLTLRWFKRDIEIRARLIANTVQDPVHNLFRFGNEGSVRQVLTRVAQDERVYGVAFCPSAEATPIAAGTLPPPGRCAELMAFSGVEGHIVDSPLGPLLVSTHALGSPEAPNGTLILVHDMSFVARRSQETRLYLFYLFVGLGVIVSLLTVVIAQLSWRGWVQGMRALLRGEGLLRPANMPDSPEFRPLARDLRELIRDIESERRPTDEDRFAWSPDALRTVLNQELRGQQVIVLSNREPYIHIRRDDGIEVRRPASGLVTALEPIMRTCSGTWIAHGSGSADRDVVDRHHHIAVPPEDPSYRLRRVWLTEEEEVGYYYGFSNEGLWPLCHIAHVRPTFRTTDWDQYVHVNRKFARAVVEESVSNDPIVLVQDYHFALAPRMIREALPNATIITFWHIPWPNPEAFAICPWREQLLDGLLGSSILGFHTQFHCNNFVDTVDRQLEARVDREMFTVSYRRELTSVKRYPISIEWPLSTSLVQKSVAQCRTNVRSRHGLPGDHAIGIGVDRFDYTKGIEERLRAVERLMDLHPEWVGRFTFVQIAAPTRAGIEEYDTYQVRVRALVDRINRRFALAPHPPIILLSEHHEALGVYEYYRAAELCFVSSLHDGMNLVAKEFVAARDDERGVLVLSQFTGAARELAEAIIVNPYDADECAAALQAALEMPEREQRARMRLMRSLIGEFNVFRWAGRMLIDAAGMRRRSRLLDRLMTGNTSGGSQPPLEGP; from the coding sequence ATGAGTCGCGTGCCCGAGGCCACCGCCCCAGCTCCCAGCGCGTCGACTCCGGCTGCGGATCGGCCATTGACCGACCCGTCGTTTTACCTGAACCGCGAGCTGAGCTGGCTCGAATTCAACCGGCGGGTCCTGGCGCAAGCGGCTGACCCGTCTCATCCACTGCTTGAGCGGGTCAAGTTCCTGGCCATCGTGGCCGCCAACCTGAACGAGTTCTTCATGATTCGGGTCGCCTCGCTGCTGCGCAAACAGCGGACGGGCACCGAAGATGTCTCGCCCGACGGGATGTCCACCGAGGAACAGTTGGTGCAGGTGCGTCGCCAGGCCACCGAGATGCTGGCGCTGCAGGCGAAGTGCTGGACACGTGACCTGCGGCCTCAACTCGCCGACGCACACATCCACTTCCTGGACCCCGCTGACTACACCCCGGCGGTGTCGCAACACCTTGAAACCTATTTCGCCCGCGAAATCTGGCCGGTGCTCACACCGCTCGCCTTCGACCCGGGCCACCCGTTTCCGTATATTTCGAACCTGAGCCTGAATCTGGCCGTGGTCGTGAAGCATGCGGGACGGACGAAGTTCGCGCGCGTCAAGATTCCCGACGTCCTTCCGCGCTTCGTGCTCCTTCCCGACAGGCTGGCTCCGCGCGGCCACCAGACATTCGTCTTCCTCGAAGACATCATCCGGGCGAACCTGGCGCGGCTGTTCCCCGGCACCACCGTGAAGGGCGCCTATCTCTTCCGCGTGGTGCGCGACGCCGACCTCGTCATCCAGGAGGACGAAGCCGACGATCTCCTCGAATCGATCGACAAGAGCCTGCGCGAACGCCGGCACGGAGCGCTCTCGATGCTGAAGGTCGAAGCCGGAGTGCCGCGCCGGGTGCTCGACACCCTGATCGAGAACTTCGAGATAGAGGAAGAGAACGTCTTCCGCACCAAGGAACGCCTCGGCTTCGGCGATTGGATGGAGCTCACCCAGCTCCATCGGGCCGAGTTGAAATACCCGCCTTTCCTTCCGGCGCCCGTCTGGGACGATGACGACGGCGAGGCGATCTTCACCGAACTGCGTCAGCGCGATCGCCTGGTGCACCACCCCTTCCAGTCCTTCGGTGCGGTGGAAGCCTTTCTGAGCGCGGCCGTCGCGGATCCGCAGGTGCTCGGCATCAAAATGACGCTGTACCGCATCGGGCCCAACTCCCCGCTGGTGGACCTGCTCGTGCGGGCCGCCGACGGCGGCAAACAGGTGGCCGTGCTGGTGGAACTGAAGGCACGGTTCGATGAGCGCAACAACATCCTCTGGGCGCAACGGCTTGAAGCCGCCGGCGTGCATGTGGTGTACGGGCTGTTGAACCTGAAGACCCATTGCAAGTTGTGTCTGGTCGTGCGCAAGGAAGCCGATGGCATTCGGCGCTACGCGCATCTGGGCACCGGCAACTACAACGTCGTGACGTCGAGAATCTACACCGATCTCGGCCTCTTCACCTCGCGCGACGAGATCGTCGAGGACGCGTCGGACTTGTTCAACTACCTGACCGGGTACTCGAACCAGGTGCAGTATCGGGCGCTGCTCGTGGCGCCGCTGAGCCTGCGATCGGGCCTGGCGCAGCTGATCGGTCGCGAAATTGCCGCGGCCGAAGCCGGCCAGCCGAGCGGCATCATCATAAAGATCAACGCGATCACCGACCCCGAGATGGTCCGGCACCTGTATCGGGCGTCGCAGGCGGGCGTCCACGTGGATCTGCTGGTGCGAGGCGTGTGTGTGCTGCGGCCAGGTGTGCCTGGCGTCAGCGACCACATCCGCGTGCGCTCGATCATTGGGCGCTTCCTTGAACACTCGCGGATTTTCTGGTTCGCGAACGCGGGAGACCCGAAGGTGTACATCGGCAGCGCCGACGTCATGGAGCGCAATCTCGACCGACGGGTGGAGGTGTTGTGCCCTGTGACCGACCCGAAGCAGGCGGATCACCTTCGGTCGGTCGTCCTGACTGCGTATCTCGGCGACAACCATCGCGGACGGGTGCTGACGGCCAACGGCAGCTATGAACGCGACCCCGAAGCGCTCGGCGGTGACACGCAGAGCGCGCAGGATCTGCTGCTGGCCGCTCTAGGTCCTTTAGTGTGGATTGACAGATCGCACCCACGTGGTAGGGTCGAACCTGGACCTCACGTGCGACTCTCACTACGATTCATCATCCCGTTGCTGGTGGTGCTGGCGGCGTTTGCGTACGCCGTGCTGCCGCTCGTGGACAACCTGACGTTGCGGTGGTTCAAGAGGGACATCGAGATCCGCGCGCGCCTGATCGCCAATACCGTGCAAGACCCCGTGCACAACCTGTTCCGTTTTGGGAATGAGGGGAGCGTTCGGCAAGTGCTGACGCGCGTGGCTCAGGACGAACGGGTGTACGGCGTGGCCTTCTGCCCATCAGCCGAAGCGACTCCGATCGCCGCGGGCACGCTGCCCCCGCCGGGGCGGTGCGCGGAACTGATGGCGTTTTCAGGCGTCGAGGGACATATCGTCGACAGCCCCCTGGGTCCGCTGCTGGTCTCAACCCATGCGCTGGGTTCACCCGAGGCTCCCAACGGCACACTGATCCTTGTCCACGACATGAGCTTCGTGGCGCGACGCAGCCAGGAGACGCGGCTGTATCTCTTCTACCTGTTCGTCGGCCTCGGCGTCATCGTCTCCTTGCTGACCGTGGTGATCGCGCAGCTCAGTTGGCGCGGCTGGGTGCAAGGCATGCGCGCGCTGCTTCGCGGCGAAGGCCTGCTGCGGCCGGCCAACATGCCGGACTCCCCAGAATTCAGGCCACTCGCGCGCGATTTGCGCGAATTGATTCGCGACATCGAGTCTGAGCGACGGCCCACAGACGAAGACCGGTTTGCCTGGTCGCCCGACGCCCTGCGCACCGTTCTCAACCAGGAACTGCGCGGCCAACAGGTCATCGTCCTCTCCAACCGCGAGCCGTACATCCACATTCGCCGCGACGATGGCATTGAGGTGCGAAGGCCGGCCAGCGGACTGGTCACGGCGCTGGAACCGATCATGCGCACCTGTTCTGGGACCTGGATTGCGCACGGGAGTGGATCGGCTGATCGCGACGTGGTCGATCGGCACCATCACATCGCGGTGCCCCCGGAGGATCCGAGCTACCGGCTTCGACGAGTGTGGCTCACCGAAGAAGAGGAGGTCGGCTACTACTACGGCTTCTCCAACGAAGGACTCTGGCCGTTGTGCCACATCGCGCACGTCCGACCGACCTTCCGGACTACCGATTGGGATCAGTACGTCCACGTGAACCGGAAGTTCGCGCGGGCGGTGGTCGAGGAATCCGTGTCGAACGACCCGATCGTGCTCGTTCAGGACTACCACTTCGCGCTGGCGCCCCGCATGATTCGCGAGGCGCTGCCCAACGCCACCATCATCACCTTCTGGCACATTCCGTGGCCTAATCCCGAAGCGTTCGCGATCTGCCCGTGGCGCGAGCAGTTGCTTGACGGCCTGCTCGGCAGCAGCATCCTGGGATTCCATACCCAGTTCCACTGCAACAATTTTGTGGACACGGTCGATCGGCAACTTGAGGCGCGCGTGGACCGCGAGATGTTCACGGTGTCGTACCGGCGCGAACTCACGTCGGTCAAGCGGTATCCCATCTCCATCGAGTGGCCGCTCTCAACCAGCCTGGTTCAGAAGTCCGTCGCGCAGTGCCGCACGAATGTGCGAAGCCGGCACGGCCTTCCGGGCGACCACGCGATCGGCATCGGTGTCGATCGCTTCGACTACACGAAGGGCATTGAAGAACGCCTGCGGGCCGTCGAGCGGTTGATGGACCTCCACCCGGAATGGGTGGGGCGCTTCACGTTCGTGCAGATCGCCGCGCCCACACGTGCGGGAATCGAAGAATACGACACCTATCAAGTGCGGGTGCGCGCCCTGGTCGATCGCATCAACCGCCGGTTCGCGCTGGCGCCGCATCCGCCAATCATCCTGCTCAGTGAGCATCACGAAGCCCTGGGCGTGTACGAGTACTACCGCGCAGCCGAGTTGTGTTTTGTCAGCAGCCTTCATGACGGAATGAACCTCGTGGCCAAGGAGTTTGTGGCGGCGCGCGACGATGAGCGCGGTGTGCTGGTGCTGAGCCAGTTCACCGGTGCCGCGCGCGAGCTGGCCGAAGCCATCATCGTCAACCCCTACGACGCCGATGAGTGTGCGGCAGCCCTGCAGGCTGCCCTGGAAATGCCCGAGCGCGAGCAGCGGGCCCGTATGCGATTGATGCGGAGCCTCATCGGAGAGTTCAACGTGTTCCGGTGGGCCGGACGCATGCTGATTGACGCCGCCGGCATGCGCAGGCGCAGCCGCCTCCTGGACCGGCTGATGACCGGCAACACCTCTGGCGGATCGCAGCCGCCACTCGAGGGCCCGTGA
- a CDS encoding Trk family potassium uptake protein, with translation MSGRPLSPPQLLASGMAGVILVGTLLLVTPLAAADGAGVGWSAAFFTSTSAVCVTGLVVVDTPTAFSGFGQAVVLLLIQIGGLGYMTLSTLVVVALGRRVSMNEQHSLQESLNLSSRSDILRFAMTVIKLTLAFELAGAVILAIRWWGHFGVDALWLGLFHSVSAFNNAGFSLFSNSLMDWRGDVVVNVTIMALIVSGGIGYLVLTELGRYRRNVSLALHTRFVLTLTAVLIVGGTVAILITERGNPATLGPMGWPGAILAAAFQSVTTRTAGFNTLDMAALQPATYFLMLILMFIGGAPGGTAGGVKISTFGVTVLALWATIRGQGEPTVFWRRIPADLVARAFFVSLIAFLAVNVVTGVLLVREGGDLLRTLFEAVSAFGTVGLSTGVAGTFVSLSASFSETGQLLICLLMFMGRIGPLTLAFALASRRTPTRVGYPEGRVLIG, from the coding sequence ATGTCCGGTCGGCCTCTGTCACCGCCGCAGTTGCTGGCGAGTGGCATGGCGGGTGTCATTCTGGTCGGTACGCTGTTGCTGGTCACTCCGTTGGCCGCGGCAGACGGCGCCGGCGTTGGATGGTCCGCCGCTTTTTTTACATCCACATCCGCCGTGTGTGTCACCGGCCTCGTGGTCGTCGATACGCCGACCGCGTTCTCAGGATTCGGACAGGCGGTCGTCCTCCTGCTCATTCAAATCGGCGGACTCGGGTACATGACCCTCTCTACGCTGGTAGTGGTGGCGCTGGGCCGGCGTGTGTCGATGAACGAACAGCACTCGCTGCAGGAGTCGCTGAACCTGTCGTCACGCAGCGACATCCTCAGATTCGCCATGACGGTGATCAAACTCACGCTGGCGTTTGAACTTGCCGGCGCTGTCATTCTGGCCATCCGCTGGTGGGGCCATTTCGGGGTCGACGCGCTCTGGCTCGGCCTGTTTCACTCGGTGTCGGCGTTCAACAACGCCGGCTTCAGCCTGTTCTCCAACAGCCTCATGGATTGGCGGGGCGATGTGGTTGTCAACGTGACGATCATGGCGCTCATCGTGAGCGGCGGTATCGGGTACCTTGTGCTTACTGAGCTGGGACGTTACCGCAGGAACGTATCGCTTGCGCTGCACACTCGATTTGTTCTCACGTTGACCGCCGTGCTCATCGTCGGCGGCACCGTCGCCATTCTCATCACCGAGCGCGGCAACCCCGCAACGCTGGGGCCGATGGGGTGGCCCGGCGCGATTCTGGCCGCGGCGTTTCAGTCGGTCACCACACGCACGGCCGGGTTCAACACGCTCGATATGGCCGCGCTGCAGCCGGCCACGTATTTCCTGATGCTGATATTGATGTTCATTGGTGGCGCGCCCGGCGGCACCGCGGGCGGTGTGAAGATCAGCACCTTTGGTGTGACCGTGCTGGCTCTGTGGGCGACCATCCGCGGTCAAGGGGAGCCGACGGTGTTCTGGCGCCGCATTCCCGCCGATCTTGTGGCGCGCGCCTTCTTTGTCAGCCTGATCGCGTTTCTCGCCGTCAACGTCGTCACCGGCGTGCTGCTGGTGCGCGAGGGCGGGGACTTGCTGCGCACCCTGTTTGAAGCCGTGTCGGCGTTCGGCACCGTCGGCCTCTCGACAGGCGTGGCAGGCACGTTCGTGAGCCTGAGCGCCAGCTTCTCCGAGACCGGCCAGTTACTGATTTGCCTGCTGATGTTCATGGGCCGCATCGGCCCACTCACTCTTGCGTTTGCCCTCGCGTCGCGCCGGACGCCGACGCGTGTGGGCTATCCTGAAGGCCGCGTCCTCATCGGGTGA
- the otsB gene encoding trehalose-phosphatase — MIRLPLTGCAYFLDVDGTLVDFADAPARVRLDRTLPGLVEALYQSSGGALAFISGRSLESIDRLFPARLLPAAGQHGLERRAANGDVTRHPGPVRALDGARHVLEGIGIRHPGLLVEDKGLSLALHYRRAPQLASYAHRVMRKLRMSLGDQYCLQQGKQVVELAPAGRDKGAAIASFMREAPFLGRSPLFIGDDVTDEYGFAMVNQLGGYSVKVGIGRTRAGWRLPDVPSVLAWLTSGTPAPQRNIVRYRR; from the coding sequence GTGATACGGCTGCCGCTCACCGGGTGCGCGTATTTCCTGGACGTGGACGGGACACTGGTGGACTTTGCCGACGCACCCGCGCGCGTCAGGCTGGATCGCACACTGCCCGGCCTGGTCGAGGCGCTTTATCAGTCGTCAGGCGGCGCGCTGGCGTTCATCTCGGGGCGATCCCTCGAGAGCATCGACCGCCTGTTCCCCGCCCGGCTGCTTCCCGCCGCCGGACAACACGGGCTTGAACGACGCGCGGCAAACGGCGACGTGACACGGCATCCCGGGCCGGTACGCGCGCTCGACGGCGCCCGGCACGTCCTTGAAGGCATCGGTATCCGGCACCCCGGTTTGCTGGTCGAAGACAAGGGCCTGTCACTGGCACTGCACTATCGACGCGCCCCGCAACTGGCGAGTTACGCGCATCGTGTCATGCGAAAACTGCGGATGTCCCTGGGCGACCAATACTGCCTGCAGCAGGGCAAGCAGGTGGTGGAACTCGCGCCCGCCGGCAGAGACAAGGGCGCGGCGATCGCGTCGTTCATGCGTGAGGCGCCCTTTCTGGGCCGGTCCCCGCTGTTCATTGGAGACGATGTGACCGATGAGTACGGATTCGCGATGGTGAATCAACTCGGCGGCTACTCGGTCAAGGTCGGCATCGGTCGGACAAGGGCCGGATGGCGGTTGCCCGACGTGCCGTCCGTCCTCGCGTGGCTCACATCGGGCACACCTGCGCCCCAACGCAATATCGTCAGGTACAGGAGATGA